A stretch of the Desulfobacter sp. genome encodes the following:
- a CDS encoding response regulator transcription factor: protein MEQKIKVAIADDQLLLRNSLEQIINSDPQITVMGSVGSGQALIQFCEAQQPDLVVTDVEMPEIDGLAALKIIKKKYPKIKVLILTTFENQEYITDAFLGDADGYITKDIGYEKLIATIKCVALGLTVIHPGAKAVIIEKFKTRTGGTKKSYADLLTLEEINIVRLIVLGESNKTIGESLYYTEGTVKNKVSRIYEKLGIANRLELAVYAVENGIE, encoded by the coding sequence ATGGAACAAAAAATTAAGGTGGCCATAGCCGATGATCAGCTGTTATTGAGAAATTCTTTAGAACAGATAATCAACAGCGATCCCCAAATTACCGTGATGGGTTCAGTGGGATCCGGCCAGGCATTGATTCAATTTTGTGAAGCCCAACAGCCGGACCTGGTGGTCACGGACGTGGAAATGCCGGAAATAGACGGACTGGCCGCCTTGAAAATTATTAAGAAAAAATATCCAAAAATCAAGGTACTCATCCTGACCACCTTTGAAAACCAGGAATATATCACCGATGCCTTTCTCGGCGATGCCGACGGATATATCACCAAGGACATCGGATATGAAAAACTCATTGCCACCATTAAGTGCGTGGCCCTGGGGCTCACCGTCATCCACCCCGGGGCCAAGGCCGTGATCATTGAAAAGTTCAAGACCAGAACCGGGGGAACAAAAAAAAGCTATGCCGATCTTCTGACCCTGGAAGAGATCAATATCGTCCGCCTCATTGTTCTGGGGGAAAGTAACAAGACCATTGGTGAATCTTTGTACTACACCGAAGGTACCGTGAAAAACAAGGTCAGCCGGATTTATGAGAAGCTTGGTATTGCCAATCGCCTTGAGCTGGCCGTATACGCCGTTGAAAACGGTATTGAATAG